One window from the genome of bacterium encodes:
- the csm2 gene encoding type III-A CRISPR-associated protein Csm2: MNYHQSSQQKQSSQQKSLKEWGTEYKDELSDLSKVKAERLVEIAEEVGKYLGGKDVNGIDLKMNQIRRFLDAVRRIESELKGKKFEQIQDSIILLRPKLAYAAGREEKVKPLMNVLDPAIKSGAKSLENFKTLLRLIEGIIAYHTLNGGKNN; the protein is encoded by the coding sequence ATGAACTACCATCAATCAAGTCAGCAAAAACAATCAAGTCAGCAAAAATCATTGAAAGAATGGGGAACAGAGTATAAGGATGAATTATCGGATCTATCAAAAGTTAAGGCAGAGCGGCTGGTAGAGATTGCTGAAGAAGTCGGGAAATATCTGGGCGGCAAGGATGTCAATGGGATCGATTTAAAAATGAATCAGATCAGGAGGTTCTTAGATGCCGTGCGGAGAATTGAGTCTGAGCTTAAAGGGAAAAAGTTTGAACAGATTCAGGACTCCATAATACTTTTAAGACCCAAGTTGGCCTATGCTGCTGGTAGAGAGGAAAAGGTAAAGCCTCTCATGAATGTCCTTGATCCAGCAATTAAATCTGGAGCGAAGTCTCTCGAAAATTTTAAAACTCTTTTGCGGCTTATTGAGGGAATAATTGCCTATCATACTCTTAATGGCGGTAAAAATAACTAG
- the csm3 gene encoding type III-A CRISPR-associated RAMP protein Csm3 → MEDKNNRKLLGKIELTGTLKCLTGLHIGAAKENMEIGALDSPVVRDPVTLEPFIPGSSMKGKLRSLLEKAYPDLLPNRDGGSYISRHECNDWEKGENNNKNYSRNFTYPGAVSCPVCRLFGATGPGEKQRNFPSRLKVRDLKLKNSEKLKNIDTGLLYTEWKFENSIDRITSAANPRSLERVPKGAEFTVSIIYDVEDVSSLKDDMDNLKLAIQLLHDDALGGHGSRGYGQVKIDFDTIEAKRISHYKGIEGNTRSVEKIGDISQLVDFFQNKQLHEETAS, encoded by the coding sequence ATGGAAGATAAGAATAACCGCAAGCTTCTTGGCAAAATTGAATTAACAGGTACTCTGAAATGTCTAACCGGGCTTCATATTGGTGCAGCCAAGGAAAACATGGAAATAGGGGCTCTGGATTCGCCGGTCGTGAGGGATCCGGTTACGCTTGAGCCTTTTATCCCAGGATCATCAATGAAAGGAAAATTAAGGTCACTTCTGGAAAAGGCTTATCCTGACTTACTACCGAATCGTGATGGCGGAAGTTATATCAGTCGGCATGAATGTAATGATTGGGAAAAAGGAGAAAACAATAATAAAAATTATTCCCGAAATTTTACCTATCCTGGCGCTGTAAGTTGTCCAGTTTGCAGGCTTTTTGGCGCTACTGGCCCAGGGGAGAAACAGCGTAACTTTCCATCACGTCTTAAAGTTCGTGACTTGAAGCTCAAAAATAGTGAAAAGCTCAAAAATATTGATACAGGGCTGCTTTATACTGAATGGAAATTTGAGAACAGCATAGATCGGATAACCTCTGCTGCCAATCCCCGAAGCCTCGAACGGGTGCCAAAGGGGGCAGAATTTACAGTTTCAATCATTTACGATGTTGAAGATGTATCGTCCCTTAAAGATGACATGGATAATTTAAAGCTGGCTATTCAACTCTTACATGATGATGCTTTAGGTGGTCATGGTTCCCGTGGATATGGACAAGTAAAAATAGATTTCGATACCATTGAAGCAAAAAGGATAAGTCATTATAAGGGAATAGAGGGAAACACTCGTTCTGTGGAAAAGATTGGAGATATAAGCCAGCTTGTTGACTTTTTCCAGAATAAACAGCTCCATGAGGAGACTGCTTCATGA